A single window of Nicotiana sylvestris chromosome 3, ASM39365v2, whole genome shotgun sequence DNA harbors:
- the LOC138887314 gene encoding uncharacterized protein: MGVIGPIAPHHMHPNSHGFQVNVRCENHSGSPGYSTDDCWTLKGAIERLISEKLIAVTNGDDPPNVTNNLLSEHNDVHFVGMIARDQEYKPVDQREMTVGEIQEGTSLEVRPSGDVSLIVKGTQGLEVTLFVPKVSRLEVRSNVPSPRLYVLGGHPVTRQNRGGTNGITEPIIIKPAVQPHVTNTKTVPWNYNKTVMTYKGKEIIEEVGETGGLTRSGRCYSLEELMKAKQIRGGQLPIKKPVTKAEVEEFLKKMKAQDYSIIDQLRKTPAQISLLSLLIHSKEHARVLIKVLNEAHISEETTVNQLEKMASIFFEVNRISFIDDELLEEGAGHNRALNLMVKCEGHYVKRFMVDGGSSVDVCPLYTLQSMKINMDRIRPSNVCIRAFDGSARDTMGEINLTMTIGPVDFEIVFQVVYMVTSYNFLLGRPWIHTA; this comes from the coding sequence ATGGGCGTGATTGGACCCATCGCTCCCCACCACATGCATCCGAATTCACATGGATTTCAAGTAAATGTTAGATGTGAAAATCATTCAGGTTCCCCGGGGTATAGCACCGATGACTGTTGGACTCTGAAAGGAGCCATAGAAAGACTCATTTCTGAAAAATTAATTGCAGTAACAAATGGCGATGACCCTCCTAATGTGACAAACAACCTATTGTCGGAACACAACGATGTTCATTTCGTAGGAATGATTGCCCGAGATCAGGAATACAAGCCGGTCGACCAAAGAGAAATGACAGTGGGAGAAATTCAAGAAGGAACAAGTCTGGAAGTAAGACCAAGCGGAGATGTGTCGTTGATTGTGAAAGGCACCCAAGGTCTCGAGGTAACTTTATTTGTGCCCAAGGTCTCGAGGTTAGAGGTTCGCTCCAATGTTCCAAGCCCAAGGTTGTATGTCCTTGGAGGACACCCCGTCACAAGGCAGAATCGGGGCGGTACGAATGGCATAACAGAGCCGATCATAATCAAACCTGCTGTGCAACCCCATGTGACAAACACAAAAACTGTtccttggaactacaacaaaactgtgatgacctacaaaggcaaggaaatcatagaggaagtgggggaaactggaggtttgactcgatcggggaggtgTTATTCTTTAGAAGAGTTGATGAAGGCCAAGCAAATCAGAGGAGGCCAATTGCCAATAAAGAAGCCAGTCACTAAAGCAGAGGTagaagagtttttgaagaaaatgaaagctcaGGATTACTCAATCATTGACCAGCTAAGAAAGACTCCTGCCCAAATCTCTCTACTATCTCTGCTCATACATTCCAAAGAGCATGCCCGTGTACTAATCAAGGTCTTGAACGAGGCACATATCTCAGAGGAGACCACTGTGAATCAGTTAGAGAAGATGGCCAGTATATTTTTTGAGGTAAATAGAATCTCATTTATCGATGATGAACTTCTCGAGGAAGGAGCCGGGCACAATAGGGCTTTgaacttgatggtcaaatgtGAGGGGCATTATGTAAAGAGATTCATGGTTGATGGAGGCTCAAGTGTAGATGTATGCCCTCTCTATACTTTGCAAAGCATGAAGATCAATATGGACAGAATCCGACCCAGCAATGTTTGCATCCGGGCTTTCGATGGCTCagcgagagataccatgggggaaatcaACCTCACCATGACGATTGGGCCGGTGGACTTTGAGATTGTTTTCCAAGTAGTGTACATGGTCACTTCTTATAACTTTCTTCTAggaaggccatggatccataCAGCCTGA